In Halosegnis marinus, one genomic interval encodes:
- a CDS encoding fla cluster protein flaG yields the protein MASASVSTLVIFIAAVSIAAGVSGAMVTTVGGISDSLDDRGADVARSIDTDVEIISDPGSGAVYDGSDTVTLLVKNTGDRTIETEGTGIEVLVDGRYTTPDSVEVLGGDTAWREGAVVRVTVTRTLDAGDHRATVIVGSERETLAFRVAP from the coding sequence GTGGCGAGCGCCTCCGTCTCGACGCTCGTCATCTTCATCGCGGCCGTGAGCATCGCCGCGGGCGTCTCCGGCGCGATGGTGACGACGGTCGGCGGCATCTCCGACTCGCTCGACGACCGCGGCGCGGACGTGGCCCGCAGCATCGACACCGACGTGGAGATAATCAGCGACCCCGGGAGCGGCGCGGTGTACGACGGCTCCGACACCGTGACGCTGCTCGTAAAGAACACGGGCGACCGGACCATCGAGACCGAGGGGACGGGCATCGAGGTACTCGTGGACGGTCGGTACACGACGCCCGACTCGGTCGAGGTGCTCGGCGGCGACACGGCGTGGCGCGAGGGCGCGGTCGTCCGCGTCACCGTCACTCGGACGCTGGATGCCGGCGACCACCGCGCGACCGTCATCGTGGGGAGCGAGCGCGAGACCCTCGCGTTCCGGGTGGCGCCGTGA
- a CDS encoding ATPase domain-containing protein, with protein MNHLSIGLESRDRVNHAVGGGFPEGSLVLVEGGTGAGKSVLASRFAYGLAEEGTRVTVVATDATAREYVDQMHSLSYDVVEHLLAERLRYYHAPVDGDRPLLAPLTETGGVWTGDALVADGFGRLCRNDPRFGPVLGSGDEDRAMQRFLGRLDRPLAAGKVAVVTVDPATLTERALRPLRGAADVYLELHSEAVGQEIRKKALVRRFAGMKQPVDDTIGFSVQQGRGIVIESRTIA; from the coding sequence GTGAACCACCTCTCCATCGGGCTGGAGTCGCGCGACCGCGTCAACCACGCGGTCGGGGGCGGCTTCCCCGAGGGGAGTCTCGTCCTCGTCGAGGGCGGGACGGGCGCGGGCAAGTCCGTGCTCGCCTCGCGGTTCGCCTACGGCCTGGCCGAGGAGGGAACCCGGGTGACGGTCGTCGCGACGGACGCGACGGCACGGGAGTACGTCGACCAGATGCACTCGCTGTCGTACGACGTGGTCGAACACCTGCTCGCGGAGCGGCTCCGCTACTACCACGCGCCCGTGGACGGCGACCGGCCGCTACTCGCGCCGCTGACGGAAACGGGCGGCGTGTGGACCGGCGACGCGCTCGTCGCGGACGGCTTCGGCCGGCTGTGCCGCAACGACCCGCGATTCGGCCCCGTTCTCGGGAGCGGCGACGAGGACCGCGCGATGCAACGGTTCCTCGGGCGGCTCGACCGGCCGCTCGCGGCCGGCAAGGTCGCCGTCGTGACGGTCGACCCGGCGACGCTGACGGAGCGGGCGCTCCGGCCGCTGCGCGGCGCCGCGGACGTGTACCTCGAACTCCACAGCGAGGCGGTCGGCCAGGAGATACGCAAGAAGGCGCTCGTCCGGCGCTTCGCCGGCATGAAACAGCCCGTCGACGACACCATCGGCTTCTCCGTCCAGCAGGGGCGGGGCATCGTCATCGAATCGCGGACCATCGCGTGA
- a CDS encoding fla cluster protein FlaF — translation MGFSVSGATAVVFIGLLVSAATLYPAVDRFTERRSDALSANDERALARQNTAVAITNTDSPTLTDDRLTVEIENTGANTLSVDAVDLLVDGEYVTPDETTVDGDAATDVWAPGETLVVNVDGLDGNRVKVTTGPGVAATAEVA, via the coding sequence ATGGGCTTCAGCGTGAGCGGGGCGACCGCGGTCGTGTTCATCGGGCTGTTGGTGAGCGCCGCGACCCTCTACCCCGCCGTCGACCGCTTCACGGAGCGGCGGTCGGACGCGCTCTCGGCGAACGACGAGCGGGCGCTGGCGCGACAGAACACGGCCGTCGCCATCACGAACACGGATTCGCCGACCCTGACCGACGACCGCCTCACCGTCGAGATAGAGAACACCGGCGCGAACACGCTCTCCGTCGATGCAGTGGACCTACTCGTCGACGGCGAGTACGTGACGCCCGACGAGACGACCGTCGATGGCGACGCCGCGACGGACGTGTGGGCGCCCGGCGAGACGCTCGTCGTGAACGTGGACGGACTGGACGGGAACCGCGTGAAGGTGACGACCGGGCCGGGCGTCGCGGCGACGGCGGAGGTGGCCTGA
- a CDS encoding FlaD/FlaE family flagellar protein: MFGRNTDDDDAQDGEADEATPEPPETEPAEQRGPDTTELGVRIDELEEDIDSTESTVRAIRSSQEEMTESMDEMHETVRRLTGVYDRLVAEDNPFVEGHGSGETTPDASVPADDEDVVSFDDLYDEAEPTDEGADDAAMDDDLFDDYAPGEEPEPEPTAADGGPAATEPPEREPMLTAVPEGYAGDVLVMEWLAALMERSGPAGALRAVDHYEQTGWISASVKERLVSVIGGPSLDVFVDPMQPREPTAHEHTTSHRYLTVLGELDDI; the protein is encoded by the coding sequence ATGTTCGGACGCAACACGGACGACGACGACGCACAGGACGGCGAGGCGGACGAGGCGACGCCGGAGCCGCCGGAGACGGAGCCCGCGGAACAGCGGGGGCCGGACACGACGGAGCTCGGCGTTCGCATCGACGAGCTGGAGGAGGATATCGACTCGACGGAGTCGACGGTGCGGGCCATCCGGAGCTCGCAGGAGGAGATGACCGAGTCGATGGACGAGATGCACGAGACGGTGCGCCGGCTCACCGGCGTGTACGACCGGCTCGTCGCCGAGGACAACCCGTTCGTCGAAGGCCACGGGTCGGGAGAGACGACACCCGACGCGTCGGTGCCGGCGGACGACGAGGACGTCGTCTCGTTCGACGACCTCTACGACGAGGCGGAGCCGACCGACGAGGGGGCCGACGACGCGGCGATGGACGACGACCTGTTCGACGACTACGCGCCGGGCGAGGAGCCCGAACCCGAGCCGACAGCCGCAGACGGCGGGCCGGCGGCGACGGAACCGCCGGAACGCGAGCCGATGCTGACGGCGGTGCCGGAGGGGTACGCCGGCGACGTGTTGGTGATGGAGTGGCTGGCCGCGCTGATGGAGCGCTCCGGGCCCGCGGGCGCGCTCCGCGCGGTCGACCACTACGAACAGACGGGGTGGATCTCCGCCTCGGTGAAGGAGCGGCTCGTGAGCGTCATCGGCGGCCCGTCGCTCGACGTGTTCGTCGACCCGATGCAGCCGCGCGAGCCGACCGCGCACGAACACACCACCTCCCACCGCTACCTCACGGTGCTGGGCGAACTCGACGACATCTGA